In Rubrivirga marina, the following are encoded in one genomic region:
- a CDS encoding YihY/virulence factor BrkB family protein produces the protein MLRAAAYHAKQALTVPQYYGRGLLKVFTTDPVFLWAQAIAFKTLVTLLPLILLAVGIFGRVLRQEDAFTTVAQFLRGFLPPTQSDGLVELVLQLQEASGAITTFGAIFFIATVITMFATLRYVVGAAMGESRHQMRSILGGYAFDLRMVAQVGSLFLLSFGITTAARFLSARSGDLAARAGLDPGFVGTATGGLLQAVTFLVPYVLTVGMLAQLYYFVPRPKPPKRSALAGAAVAAILFELAKNGFAYYATYVADFDRYAQSGEGLGGLGGAFGLILAFVFWVYLSGLILVAGAVVAALHERRVRPRKSRLRKMWSRKPGEFRKHRERVEAEAAEAVHESVHESVGNVARAEPSAAAEVSGAAPGGDALPEGAVRDGGPVPASS, from the coding sequence GCTCCGCGCGGCAGCCTACCACGCCAAACAGGCCCTGACGGTCCCCCAGTACTACGGGCGGGGCCTGCTCAAGGTGTTCACCACGGACCCCGTGTTCCTGTGGGCGCAGGCCATCGCGTTCAAGACGCTCGTCACGCTCCTCCCGCTGATCCTCCTCGCGGTCGGCATCTTCGGCCGGGTGCTCCGGCAGGAGGACGCGTTCACGACCGTGGCCCAGTTCCTCCGAGGGTTCCTCCCGCCGACCCAGAGCGACGGGCTCGTCGAGCTCGTGCTCCAGCTCCAGGAGGCCTCGGGGGCCATCACGACGTTCGGTGCGATCTTCTTCATCGCGACGGTCATCACCATGTTCGCGACGCTGCGCTACGTGGTCGGCGCGGCGATGGGGGAGAGCCGGCACCAGATGCGCTCGATCCTCGGCGGCTACGCCTTCGACCTCCGGATGGTGGCCCAGGTCGGGAGCCTGTTCCTCCTCTCGTTCGGGATCACGACGGCCGCCCGGTTCCTGAGCGCGCGGAGCGGCGACCTGGCGGCCCGCGCCGGCCTCGACCCGGGCTTCGTGGGGACCGCCACGGGCGGGCTGCTCCAGGCCGTCACGTTCCTCGTCCCATACGTCCTCACGGTCGGGATGCTGGCCCAGCTGTACTACTTCGTACCGCGGCCCAAGCCGCCGAAGCGGAGCGCGCTGGCGGGGGCGGCCGTCGCGGCGATCCTGTTCGAGCTGGCCAAGAACGGGTTCGCCTACTACGCGACGTACGTCGCCGACTTCGACCGGTACGCCCAGTCGGGCGAGGGGCTCGGCGGCCTCGGGGGGGCGTTCGGGCTGATCCTGGCGTTCGTGTTCTGGGTGTACCTCTCGGGGCTGATCCTCGTGGCCGGCGCCGTCGTGGCCGCGCTCCACGAGCGCCGCGTGCGGCCGCGGAAGTCGCGGCTGCGGAAGATGTGGTCGCGGAAGCCCGGCGAGTTCCGGAAGCACCGCGAGCGCGTCGAGGCCGAGGCGGCCGAGGCCGTCCACGAGTCGGTCCACGAGTCGGTGGGGAACGTGGCCCGGGCGGAACCGTCGGCCGCGGCGGAGG